Proteins encoded by one window of Mercenaria mercenaria strain notata chromosome 4, MADL_Memer_1, whole genome shotgun sequence:
- the LOC123552130 gene encoding uncharacterized protein LOC123552130, producing MATMLKFGYSYIRFFVDYVTTVWPISWLYSFKSLEASSDSMNDVNQIVKHLYQHQKGETDKTIGEISQEIKTLNFQEDILSIRDEMYGLNILQHAIIVHNKDIVELLISNVEIPSQVECNSVTHMAAFLGHLQILKSLFMERPFDLYKRAGLCYPALHEPISYYRRMGFMFQEKYRCEEEKLLPIEWAMVGDHLICVEEMISKMEEMGGRQFNLTKFLHFAASRGAEKCLEYFVKRCPNKIDHVSKTGDVPLLEAVVWGRQCAKVLIDNGADVNRVAENGDTALHRLYRNDIDGIFAIFDTTKYLLTTGIEQLINTINLKGETALHLLVTHVSYIGGNYYHPEQRSMPRWQMQPDYQEQVIKTIKLLLSFNADPHIFDSLQLQPLNKLLHVTMKASRPHDFLECVQGCINSKYVYRNDFGSLARAIEVLIQNGAEVNTQCAIGHTPLILLIQTLLNTEVPDLVQRRDSILTACELLLKNGAKCNYISEDKKTCCSLLAELAKKILKRPAGRNVTYVEQDAELKKKYAELVNNILVMFLKYGLNPNYKTNKKSPHLSGGSGNGLIEFVRLTVHARNGDDFQIVYMWLLTLLQWGADPDIESYPSDPIICHSQSSIFLKKQSTQPMSHFIHEIKELQAIFEHGHAEELLLLFYKTMDHKVLHDCLSTASFMARFHPMGATGKNFLSLLNGLSEHPRSLKQLCRVSIHKAVDRKLTTSIDQLPLPNALKKYLLDIE from the coding sequence ATGGCAACGATGCTGAAGTTTGGGTACAGCTATATCCGTTTTTTCGTGGATTATGTCACAACTGTATGGCCAATCTCTTGGTTGTACAGTTTCAAATCTTTAGAAGCCAGCAGTGACTCCATGAATGATGTTAATCAGATTGTTAAACACCTTTATCAACATCAGAAAGGCGAGACTGACAAAACTATCGGTGAGATAAGTCAAGAAATCAAGACATTGAATTTTCAGGAGGACATTTTAAGCATTCGGGATGAAATGTACGGCTTGAATATTCTGCAGCATGCAATTATTGTCCATAACAAGGATATAGTGGAACTTCTGATCAGTAACGTAGAAATTCCGTCACAGGTAGAATGTAATTCAGTGACACACATGGCAGCTTTCCTCGGTCATCTGCAGATACTGAAGAGTCTTTTTATGGAACGTCCTTTCGATTTGTATAAAAGGGCTGGATTGTGTTACCCGGCCTTACATGAACCAATTTCTTACTATAGAAGAATGGGTTTTATGTTTCAAGAGAAGTACCGATGTGAAGAAGAAAAATTACTCCCAATAGAATGGGCAATGGTTGGAGATCACTTGATCTGTGTTGAGGAAATGATTAGCAAAATGGAAGAGATGGGAGGGAGACAATTTAACCTGACAAAATTCTTGCATTTTGCAGCTTCTCGTGGTGCTGAGAAATGTTtggaatattttgttaaaagatgTCCCAATAAGATTGATCATGTAAGTAAAACTGGAGATGTCCCACTCCTCGAAGCTGTTGTCTGGGGACGACAGTGTGCAAAAGTATTGATTGATAATGGAGCAGATGTGAATAGAGTTGCAGAAAATGGTGATACAGCACTCCATCGTCTGTACAGAAATGATATTGATGggatttttgccatttttgatACAACAAAATACCTGCTCACTACAGGTATTGAACAGTTAATTAACACCATTAATTTGAAAGGAGAGACTGCATTGCACCTGCTGGTGACACACGTATCATACATCGGCGGGAACTACTACCACCCTGAGCAAAGATCAATGCCACGCTGGCAGATGCAACCTGACTATCAGGAACAGGTGATCAAGACCATTAAATTGTTACTGAGTTTCAACGCAGACCCACACATCTTTGATTCTCTTCAACTTCAACCGCTTAACAAACTTCTTCATGTGACAATGAAAGCAAGTCGACCCCATGATTTCCTCGAGTGTGTCCAAGGTTGCATAAACTCTAAATACGTTTATAGGAATGACTTTGGAAGTTTAGCGAGAGCAATTGAAGTGCTGATCCAGAATGGTGCTGAAGTAAATACGCAGTGTGCAATAGGTCATACACCACTAATTCTCCTCATTCAAACATTGCTGAATACAGAAGTTCCAGATCTAGTCCAGCGAAGAGACAGCATACTTACAGCTTGTGAACTTCTTCTGAAAAATGGTGCTAAATGTAACTATATATCTGAGGACAAGAAAACATGTTGCTCACTACTTGCAGAGCTtgcaaagaaaattttgaagcGACCTGCTGGGCGTAATGTTACTTACGTGGAACAGGACGCAGAATTGAAGAAAAAGTACGCAGAGCTGGTCAACAATATTCTTGTCATGTTCTTGAAGTATGGACTGAATCcaaattacaaaacaaacaagaagagTCCGCATTTATCAGGTGGGAGTGGGAATGGTCTGATTGAGTTTGTTCGTTTAACTGTGCATGCAAGGAATGGGGATGATTTTCAGATTGTTTACATGTGGCTTCTTACCTTACTGCAGTGGGGTGCTGATCCAGACATTGAATCATACCCGTCAGACCCCATCATCTGTCACTCCCAGAGCTCGATATTCCTGAAAAAACAAAGCACGCAACCAATGAGTCATTTTATCCACGAAATTAAGGAATTGCAAGCAATCTTTGAGCATGGACATGCCGAGGAATTACTACTGTTGTTCTACAAAACGATGGACCACAAGGTCCTTCATGACTGTTTGTCTACAGCAAGTTTTATGGCAAGATTTCATCCAATGGGAGCCACAGGAAAGAATTTCTTGTCCTTGTTGAATGGACTATCGGAACATCCGAGGTCACTGAAGCAGTTGTGTCGAGTGTCTATTCATAAAGCAGTGGATAGGAAACTCACAACTTCAATAGATCAGTTGCCACTTCCAAatgctttgaaaaaatatttgctgGACATCGAGTAG